The Lactuca sativa cultivar Salinas chromosome 2, Lsat_Salinas_v11, whole genome shotgun sequence genome includes the window caaaccaaaacacacacaaacacacacttgtCAGACGAATTCCCTTTCTTCTCTCAAACGAAAACCCTAGTCGCTAGCTAAAACTTTGTATGCTTTTCCAAATAATCAACAATGTCGGTTTGGAATTTGAGTGAAGCACGAGGACGGATGATCAGTGAAGCAGAAGTTCGTCTTCAATATGGTAAGTCTGCCTAGTCCCTAATCTCGTTTTTATTTGCATTTGCTTCATGAAATCCTACAACCCTAATAAAATGTTAATCAAAATTTTTGGGGCATTTCCTTAATAGGTGATCATCCGACCATGTTTTGCATGCTATTAAACCATGGTGGAAAGTGTACTGATTTTCCTGGAAGGAAGTATGTAAACGGAAAGAGACATTACGTTGAGTTAATAGACATCGAGACTTTCTGTGTTCACGATATTGATGACATGATGGTGAAACTTGGGTATATCGATGAAAATCTACATGTGGAGATGTACTATCATTTTCGAAGGCCACTGTGCGATTTGGATTTTGGCTTGTTTGCTTTAGCTTCAGATGATGATGTAAGGCATTTAGCAAAATATGTTGGCCATCATAAGCTAATAGAGGTGTATACAGAGCACGGGCAAACGAAATTACACACATACTCGATGTCACCAAACCCATCTAAGGTACGTATAGTTGAGATTGATTGTACCCCAAAAAGATTGTTTTTGGAATGGCATGATACACAAGTTGAGCCTAATGATGTGTTGACATTTGAGCCTAATAGAAACAACCCTCCTGTTTCACCTACTAGAAATGAGCCTTCAATTGACAAAGTGGACATGGTAAGTGATAATGCAAACATCATGGAAACTGAAATTGAACATAGTAGTGATGATAATAGCAGTGGTGATGAGATCAACAGTGGTGATGATAGTGAGAGTCAAGATGGTGACTTTCTTGTGGACGAAGACAATATCATTGATGATGTTGAAGTTAACATGAGAGAATTCCACTTGAATGTTAACCCAaatgttgagtggattggaggtgCTTCTAAAAGAAAGAATCATGTAGTTACAGAAGATGGGAATGAAGCAGACCTTGAAGTTATAGATATGGAACTTTTCTTGTCCGACTCTTCATCGGATGATGGGATCGAAGGAGAAAGAAACAAAAAGATTAAAGCTATTAGAAGGGCGCATGAGAACGAAAATGCTCAAGTCAGTGAGCCTTTCTATTTATATCAGAAATTTAATTCGTCAAAGGAGTTTAAAGATATGGTTAACCAACATGCAATAGATACAAGAAGGGAGTTGGATTTTGAGAAGAATGATAAAAACAGAGTAAGGGTTGTATGCAGGGGAACCATAACAAGCCTAGGTGGTGGGACCGGTCAAGAAGTAGTCAATGAAGAAGGTAAGTGTCCTTGGGTTCTTTTAGCCAGTAAGTGGAAACGTGACAAGGATTGGACAGTTAAAACATATGTTAGTGAACATAAATGTCTTCAAACAAGAAAGGTTAGGGCTTGTGATTACAAGTTTCTTTCAAAGCAAATTCTACAACTGGTGGAAGCAAACCCAAAAATTCCAGTCAAGGCTTTAAGGGAACAACTTCAACGTATCTACAAAGTAGATATTTCTAAGATGAAAGCCTTTAGGGCAAAAGAAGCAGCCTTAAAAATTATCAGGGGTGATTATGCCACTCAGTACAAGATCTTACAAGATTATTTGTTAGAAGTGCAGACTCAAAACCCAGACACCACTATCAAGCTTGATGTCGAAAGTGAACCAAATCCTGATGTTGAGACAAGAACCTTCAGACGCGTGTACGTGTGCCTTGGTGCTTTGAAGCAAGGATTTGCAGCAGGGAAGAGGGATTTTCTTGGGGTAGACGGGGCTTTCATGAAAGGACCTTTCCATGGTCAAATTTTACCTGTTGTGGTACATTTTCTCTTATGTTGTGGTTGAAccatatattttgatttattttttacttttatttattggaTTGTATTGCACAGGCTTTAGATGGGAATAATGGAATATATCCTTTAGCATATGTTGTGGTTGAAGCTGAGACACTGaactcttggacatggtttttaaATCACTTGGGTGATGACCTAGGGTTGgcttcaaattcaaattttaCATTTATATCAGATAGGCAAAAGGTTATTTTCTTGTGTTTTGAATACTAATATCTAAAGGAAAAGAAATCATTGACATAATGTATCTTTCTTGTAGGGTTTAAGTTCTGCCATCGCAGATTTGTTTCCTTGTGCAGAGCACCGTTATTGTGTTCGCCACATACACGAAAATATGAGGTCACGTTGGAGAGGGGATAAGTTTAAAGAACTGCTTTGGAATTGTTCAACAACATATACTGTGCAAGAGTTTGAAAAAGGAATGGAAGAAGTTAGAAAATTAAACCAAGAATGTTATGAGTGGCTTAAACAAATACCACCTCAACATTGGGCACGTTCTCATTTTACAGGTTTGACCAtgttatatattataatatatgataactattgttgtatacTTGTTATGCACCCACTCTGGTCACCTTATTTTAGAGAAAGGGTAGTTTGGGGTAATCATCAAATAAAGAGCATCTTGTTGGTACAGGGGCATTATgggtattttatattatttagttGTTATAACTGATAGTATAAGAGGGTAGTGGGATAGGAATTGAGATATCGATCTTTTCTGTTAACCTGGAATTATTTTCTTTTGGGAGAGTGGCTAGCTCGAATCAGCTAACCTATCCTTTTGTTCTTGATTCTGTTGAGTAATAGTTAAGGAATTGCATTATGTTCTTTACATTGTGTTGTTCTTGTTGTGGTTACTCATTAAATTAAGTGACTTCATAACAATACTCTAATGTTTGCTAACCAATTATACATGTATTCTATTAATTAATAGGGA containing:
- the LOC128125926 gene encoding uncharacterized protein LOC128125926 encodes the protein MFCMLLNHGGKCTDFPGRKYVNGKRHYVELIDIETFCVHDIDDMMVKLGYIDENLHVEMYYHFRRPLCDLDFGLFALASDDDVRHLAKYVGHHKLIEVYTEHGQTKLHTYSMSPNPSKVRIVEIDCTPKRLFLEWHDTQVEPNDVLTFEPNRNNPPVSPTRNEPSIDKVDMVSDNANIMETEIEHSSDDNSSGDEINSGDDSESQDGDFLVDEDNIIDDVEVNMREFHLNVNPNVEWIGGASKRKNHVVTEDGNEADLEVIDMELFLSDSSSDDGIEGERNKKIKAIRRAHENENAQVSEPFYLYQKFNSSKEFKDMVNQHAIDTRRELDFEKNDKNRVRVVCRGTITSLGGGTGQEVVNEEGKCPWVLLASKWKRDKDWTVKTYVSEHKCLQTRKVRACDYKFLSKQILQLVEANPKIPVKALREQLQRIYKVDISKMKAFRAKEAALKIIRGDYATQYKILQDYLLEVQTQNPDTTIKLDVESEPNPDVETRTFRRVYVCLGALKQGFAAGKRDFLGVDGAFMKGPFHGQILPVVVHFLLCCG